The following proteins are encoded in a genomic region of Sulfurospirillum arsenophilum NBRC 109478:
- a CDS encoding PAS domain S-box protein, with amino-acid sequence MMQTLCYFLITLCWMPLSGLDSFTILDQHPHIVITKSPAYSHKSLSPSDAYEHFQQNHFQLLPKQAKSFGFLDEPIWIGIEIQNGCSQELFLNLANLSLDHVEYFIYHQGVLLQQGSSGAMIPIQERDIQTFDLRIPVLEINEPLVYLFKIQSHNALIVPITLGTEGALQRFALPDIIAVSIFAGVFLALFLYNCILFIATKERDYLLYSLYIFCLFCLILSMREYFSPWLQNHLYVRNALRVIIMQAGTLFFILFALSFLNIKERSSTLYRNTLFIAAVIFILFCTMPLGAMGHYIAMGALVCTMFISLGMGVFAKYHKNPLANYFLLSIAAFFIGGTITICMVIGIIDYSFSTSMPLLIGSILEMIFFSLALGYKIRHLSLEHTKALTQLQTQNKILFLQSRYTSVGELIRNIAHQWKEPLGSIGAIQSNLKSTLVFQGSVSNEKLLNAIELSHGIINHLSRTIDTFYRFFQYKTDKKEEFNIVEEIENIKKIIKYSMDTDHIELVFEKQDAMVIMGNKNEFAHALLNIIINAKDVFVARNIVNPTISIHTYQTNNANIIEVKDNAGGIFEEPMEKIFEPCISSKEEGIGIGLFITKTIIEKKLGGILNVKNSDTGAIFTLSLPLGDSEVSENLDTIDVISEPTLQRITRLERELSIKNAIEKTLKQWENIFSQTHWAVSLHSGISITFEMVNPAFKTMYQYTEKEIKSLSVPDLFASSNLDLLEQNQKEAFKKGFVSFEAIHRKKDGTQFPVSIDLTVIKNDEGAILYYIANIRDITERKATEKDLLLKEFALNKINEAVYLIDEHSLFHYVNEGACQALGYSKEELSTMGVVDIDPNCPMEWWKSHWRDIKKMGTTLGVSQHRRKDGTLFAIEVSSNYFEYNGAEYSLAIARDITERILLEEKKEDARMHLFFEKQLIGMAISSPEKNWLKVNDKLCTMFGYTQEELTHKTWSEITYPEDLKPDVTQFERVLRGEIEGFTIQKRFIRKDGSLLYSNLSTTCIRDTDGRASYFLTLIEDITKQIHAYEALAQKEQELRLLADSSPGMMGSFCLRTDGSMYMPYVSPNIVDLFGLHPEDMKKDAASLLALTHPDGAQHIHESILKSAEEMSVWHEEYRIIHPHKGERWMESNTKPERSANGDITWYGYVHDITERKRIEEQLKENQANLLAIISTIPDKIWLKDKNGIYLMCNPAYEKFLGTYKDEIIGKTDYDFVTKEQSDYFRQKDAEAMAASTICINEEEVFQNNGQYAFLETRKVPVYNDQTLIGILGIGRDITERKQMEQELADSYYFLNHLIDSIPDPVFVKDRQHTWVLLNEAFYQLVGIPRNELLGKSDYDFFPKEEADIFWAKDEIVFETHEVNVNEEFFTTSNGNTYYIQTVKSMFEVNGKGKYLVGTIRDISKRKEAEDTIKELNITLEKKVRERTSQLQSALEFNEGIINAIPDLLFEIDRKGNYLNVWAQNEHLLSAHKKILLTHNVHDVLSFEAATTTIQALSEASQQGFSFGHIIGVDLLEGKRWFEFSVSKKALNDTFLVLSRDITDRKMTEEQLKLLEAAINEADNAIYIISSNSAIVYANDTASRMLGFEPKELVGMKIHDIDMLLGSEQIDTIAKEQDISRTLTFETKHQRKDGSILDVHVTATYFKFNETNFGISLVKNITKEKGAT; translated from the coding sequence ATGATGCAGACCTTATGTTATTTTTTGATCACACTCTGCTGGATGCCATTATCTGGATTGGATTCATTCACTATTTTAGACCAGCATCCTCATATAGTCATCACAAAATCTCCTGCCTATTCACATAAATCGCTCTCTCCCTCAGATGCCTATGAGCATTTTCAGCAAAATCATTTTCAGCTACTTCCAAAACAGGCAAAAAGCTTTGGTTTTTTAGATGAACCCATCTGGATAGGCATTGAAATTCAAAATGGATGTTCTCAAGAACTTTTTCTAAACCTTGCAAATTTATCGTTAGATCATGTTGAGTATTTTATCTATCATCAAGGGGTTTTGCTACAGCAAGGTTCTTCAGGTGCTATGATACCCATCCAAGAGCGAGATATTCAAACGTTCGATTTACGCATACCTGTACTTGAGATCAATGAGCCTTTAGTGTATCTTTTCAAAATCCAATCCCATAACGCACTCATTGTTCCTATAACTTTAGGAACAGAGGGGGCATTGCAACGTTTTGCTTTACCAGACATTATTGCTGTAAGCATTTTCGCAGGGGTTTTTTTGGCACTTTTTTTATACAACTGCATTTTGTTTATAGCAACAAAAGAACGCGACTATTTGTTGTATTCTCTCTATATTTTTTGCCTTTTTTGCCTCATTCTCTCTATGCGAGAATATTTTTCACCTTGGCTCCAAAATCATCTTTATGTAAGAAACGCATTAAGAGTGATTATTATGCAAGCAGGTACTCTCTTTTTCATACTTTTTGCACTCAGTTTTTTAAATATCAAAGAACGCTCATCTACGCTCTATCGCAATACCCTCTTTATAGCTGCCGTGATCTTCATACTCTTTTGCACCATGCCATTGGGTGCAATGGGGCATTATATAGCCATGGGAGCGCTTGTATGTACGATGTTCATATCATTAGGAATGGGAGTATTTGCTAAATATCACAAAAACCCTCTTGCCAATTATTTTCTACTATCGATTGCCGCTTTTTTTATAGGAGGAACCATAACCATTTGCATGGTCATTGGCATTATTGACTACTCTTTTTCTACCTCTATGCCACTCTTGATTGGCTCTATCCTAGAGATGATTTTTTTCTCCCTTGCCCTTGGTTATAAGATAAGACATTTATCACTCGAGCACACGAAAGCTTTAACGCAACTTCAGACACAAAATAAAATACTCTTCTTACAATCCCGTTACACCTCTGTGGGTGAACTCATCCGCAACATCGCCCACCAGTGGAAAGAGCCTTTAGGATCAATAGGCGCAATCCAATCCAATCTTAAGAGCACTCTTGTTTTCCAAGGCAGTGTCAGCAACGAAAAGCTACTCAATGCAATAGAACTCAGCCATGGAATCATCAATCATCTCTCTCGTACAATCGATACTTTTTACCGTTTTTTTCAATATAAAACAGATAAAAAAGAAGAGTTTAACATTGTTGAAGAGATAGAAAATATCAAAAAAATTATCAAATACTCCATGGATACAGATCATATTGAGCTAGTATTTGAAAAACAAGATGCTATGGTCATCATGGGTAATAAAAACGAATTTGCCCATGCGCTTCTCAATATTATTATAAACGCAAAAGACGTTTTTGTGGCAAGAAATATCGTAAATCCTACCATATCTATACACACCTACCAGACCAATAATGCCAACATTATAGAAGTAAAAGATAATGCGGGTGGCATATTTGAAGAACCCATGGAAAAAATATTTGAGCCTTGCATCAGTTCCAAAGAAGAAGGTATTGGCATAGGACTTTTTATCACTAAAACCATTATTGAAAAAAAACTTGGAGGTATTTTAAACGTCAAAAACAGTGATACTGGTGCCATATTTACACTCTCTTTACCACTTGGAGATAGCGAAGTTTCAGAAAATCTTGACACCATAGATGTCATCTCAGAGCCCACACTGCAAAGAATAACACGATTAGAGAGAGAACTCAGCATAAAAAATGCAATAGAAAAAACCCTTAAACAATGGGAAAATATTTTTTCGCAAACACACTGGGCAGTCTCACTCCACAGTGGAATCAGTATTACTTTTGAAATGGTCAATCCTGCTTTTAAAACAATGTACCAATACACAGAAAAAGAGATAAAATCACTGAGTGTACCCGATCTGTTTGCCTCCTCAAATCTTGATTTGTTAGAACAAAATCAAAAAGAAGCCTTTAAAAAAGGCTTTGTATCATTTGAAGCAATTCATCGAAAAAAAGATGGAACGCAATTCCCCGTTAGTATTGATTTGACCGTCATTAAAAATGACGAGGGCGCAATACTCTATTATATCGCCAACATACGAGATATTACCGAACGTAAAGCGACAGAAAAAGACTTACTGCTTAAAGAATTCGCACTCAATAAAATTAACGAAGCGGTCTATTTGATTGATGAACATTCGTTGTTTCATTATGTTAATGAAGGAGCGTGTCAAGCACTGGGTTACTCAAAAGAAGAACTCTCCACAATGGGAGTTGTTGATATAGATCCAAACTGTCCTATGGAGTGGTGGAAATCACACTGGAGAGACATCAAAAAGATGGGGACAACATTAGGAGTATCGCAACACCGACGAAAAGATGGCACGCTCTTTGCGATAGAAGTAAGCTCCAACTACTTCGAGTACAATGGTGCAGAATATAGCCTCGCTATCGCACGTGATATCACAGAGCGCATACTGCTTGAAGAGAAAAAAGAAGATGCACGTATGCACCTCTTTTTTGAAAAACAGCTGATAGGTATGGCGATCTCTTCTCCTGAAAAAAATTGGCTCAAAGTCAACGATAAATTGTGTACCATGTTTGGGTACACCCAAGAAGAATTGACCCACAAAACATGGTCAGAGATTACCTATCCTGAAGACTTAAAACCTGATGTTACACAATTTGAACGCGTTCTGAGAGGAGAAATTGAAGGATTTACAATCCAAAAGCGGTTTATTCGCAAAGATGGTAGCCTTCTTTATAGCAATCTTTCAACAACGTGTATAAGAGACACCGATGGAAGGGCGAGTTACTTCTTAACACTTATCGAAGATATTACAAAACAGATCCATGCATATGAAGCTTTGGCACAAAAAGAGCAAGAACTTCGCTTATTAGCAGACTCTTCTCCTGGTATGATGGGAAGCTTTTGCTTACGCACCGACGGCTCTATGTATATGCCCTACGTTTCACCCAATATTGTTGATCTTTTTGGATTACACCCAGAAGATATGAAAAAAGATGCGGCGTCTCTTCTTGCACTTACGCACCCCGATGGTGCACAACACATTCATGAATCCATTCTCAAATCAGCAGAAGAGATGTCAGTGTGGCATGAGGAGTACCGAATCATCCATCCACACAAGGGTGAGCGTTGGATGGAAAGCAACACCAAACCAGAGCGAAGTGCCAACGGAGATATTACGTGGTACGGCTATGTTCATGACATTACAGAGCGTAAAAGAATTGAAGAGCAATTAAAAGAAAACCAAGCAAACCTTTTAGCGATTATCTCTACAATCCCCGATAAGATATGGCTCAAAGATAAAAACGGTATCTATTTGATGTGCAATCCAGCTTACGAAAAATTTTTAGGAACATATAAAGATGAAATCATCGGCAAAACAGATTACGATTTTGTCACCAAAGAACAAAGTGATTATTTCCGTCAAAAAGATGCTGAAGCAATGGCTGCGAGTACAATTTGTATCAACGAAGAAGAAGTGTTTCAAAATAATGGACAATACGCATTTTTAGAAACAAGGAAAGTTCCTGTCTATAACGATCAAACTTTAATAGGCATACTTGGCATTGGAAGAGACATTACAGAACGTAAACAGATGGAACAAGAACTTGCTGATTCGTACTATTTTCTCAATCATCTTATTGATTCTATTCCAGACCCTGTTTTTGTTAAAGATAGACAACACACCTGGGTACTTCTCAATGAAGCTTTCTACCAACTTGTAGGTATACCACGAAATGAGCTCCTTGGCAAATCCGATTATGATTTTTTTCCAAAAGAAGAAGCCGATATTTTCTGGGCAAAAGATGAGATTGTATTTGAGACCCATGAAGTTAATGTAAATGAAGAATTTTTTACCACAAGCAACGGTAATACTTATTACATTCAAACGGTCAAATCTATGTTCGAAGTGAATGGTAAAGGGAAATATTTAGTTGGAACTATTCGTGATATTAGCAAACGAAAAGAGGCAGAAGATACTATCAAAGAACTTAATATTACATTGGAAAAGAAAGTGAGAGAAAGAACATCTCAGCTTCAAAGTGCATTAGAATTTAACGAGGGTATTATCAATGCAATTCCTGATTTGCTCTTTGAAATTGATAGGAAGGGGAATTATCTCAATGTCTGGGCACAAAATGAACACTTACTTTCAGCTCATAAAAAAATCCTTTTAACCCACAATGTACACGATGTTCTCTCTTTTGAAGCGGCAACCACAACCATACAAGCACTTTCTGAAGCATCGCAACAAGGCTTTTCTTTTGGACATATTATTGGTGTTGATCTCTTAGAAGGAAAAAGATGGTTTGAATTTTCAGTCTCCAAGAAAGCATTGAACGATACTTTCTTAGTACTCTCACGCGATATAACCGATCGAAAAATGACAGAAGAACAACTCAAACTCCTCGAAGCTGCTATCAATGAAGCTGATAATGCAATTTACATCATCTCATCGAATAGCGCTATAGTCTATGCAAATGATACGGCATCACGTATGTTGGGCTTTGAACCAAAAGAACTCGTTGGTATGAAAATTCATGACATCGATATGCTCTTAGGAAGTGAACAAATAGATACCATAGCAAAAGAGCAAGATATAAGCAGAACCTTAACATTTGAAACGAAACACCAAAGAAAAGATGGATCTATACTGGATGTTCATGTGACTGCCACTTACTTTAAATTTAATGAGACAAACTTTGGAATATCACTGGTGAAAAATATCACAAAAGAAAAAGGGGCTACCTAA
- a CDS encoding response regulator transcription factor yields the protein MTNTLLALKNKTVLFAEDDDVMREQTAEILSMIFKQVYTARDGEEAYERYEDERPDIIITDIKMPRKDGLKLIKQIRQKDYTTPIILLTSFTDPSMLIDAANLSVDGYLLKPIEFEQLTLTICTAMQRIQKGLGLIKLREDLFYNIGTKEIYYKGNYISLGSKEHELLELFIKNRHLTLTKEDIATHLWPFDPICDSAIKNLILRIRKKLGDDIILSVRSIGYRLNTYDEIKDLSDTLHPID from the coding sequence ATGACAAACACACTTTTAGCCCTCAAAAATAAAACCGTGCTCTTTGCTGAAGATGATGATGTTATGCGAGAGCAAACAGCCGAAATTTTAAGCATGATTTTTAAACAAGTGTATACGGCAAGAGACGGTGAAGAAGCCTATGAGCGGTATGAAGATGAAAGACCCGATATTATCATAACCGATATAAAAATGCCACGAAAAGATGGTCTAAAACTCATTAAACAAATTCGTCAAAAAGATTATACGACTCCTATTATTCTCCTCACCAGCTTTACAGACCCTTCCATGCTCATTGATGCTGCCAATCTTTCTGTCGATGGTTACTTACTAAAGCCTATTGAATTTGAACAACTTACGTTGACCATTTGCACAGCGATGCAACGTATTCAAAAAGGATTAGGACTCATAAAACTCAGAGAGGATCTTTTTTACAATATTGGAACAAAAGAGATTTACTATAAAGGCAATTACATTTCATTAGGATCAAAAGAGCATGAGCTCCTTGAACTTTTCATCAAAAATCGCCATCTTACACTGACAAAAGAAGATATTGCTACACATTTATGGCCATTTGATCCTATCTGTGATTCTGCGATTAAAAATTTGATTTTACGCATTCGCAAAAAATTAGGAGACGATATTATCCTCTCAGTGAGAAGTATTGGATACCGTTTGAATACATATGATGAGATAAAAGATCTCTCAGATACGTTACATCCCATTGATTAA
- a CDS encoding methyl-accepting chemotaxis protein, translated as MKISTRILISLILSLIALGVSLIGVSYSNTQKNAQMFVSEYRDDAYKGHEDELSEMMNVMKQTLLEIYKAEKAKGESDEKIKEALLSKLNPIRFLEDKSGYFFVYQYDGVNVLMPTNKSQEGKNLIGLKDSNGVLLIKELIEAAKKGGGLVKYDFPKDKDGKPFPKFSYAVPFEPYNWMIGTGMYVDMVDEDVAKLQKDIDANIASQIQSFLLISILLLLLSLGIMLFIVSKTITKPLGDLIHRSDELSSGDGDLTRKLEIIGNDEIAIASNSINRFIEKVRILISEAKNLSNENSSISHELSSTSLQVGRAVETSMKIVTETTTKANNLQNELSEGISEANEGKSELLKANTFLTEANSAILALTQDIQSSAATEVELAGKIQQLSHDAEQVKEVLVVIGDIADQTNLLALNAAIEAARAGEHGRGFAVVADEVRKLAERTQKSLQEINATINVIVQAIMDSSEQMTANSKKVETLANTASHVEVKINELSRVMETTTTISDKTVENYVQTGNDITVMISDVSQINDISSQNARSVEEIASAAEHLNKMTEMLNLKLSEFRT; from the coding sequence ATGAAGATTTCGACACGAATTTTAATCTCTCTTATACTATCGTTGATAGCATTAGGGGTGAGTCTTATCGGTGTGTCATACAGCAATACCCAAAAAAATGCACAAATGTTTGTCTCTGAATACCGAGATGATGCCTATAAAGGGCATGAAGATGAACTTTCTGAGATGATGAATGTTATGAAACAAACGCTTTTAGAGATATATAAAGCTGAAAAAGCCAAAGGCGAATCTGATGAAAAAATCAAAGAAGCACTGTTATCGAAGCTCAATCCCATTCGTTTCTTAGAGGATAAAAGTGGTTACTTTTTTGTCTATCAATACGATGGCGTGAATGTGCTTATGCCTACGAATAAATCACAAGAGGGTAAAAATCTCATTGGACTTAAAGACAGTAATGGCGTCTTGCTCATTAAAGAGCTTATCGAAGCGGCTAAAAAAGGTGGTGGCTTAGTCAAGTACGATTTTCCTAAAGACAAAGATGGCAAACCTTTTCCTAAATTCTCCTATGCGGTTCCATTTGAACCTTATAATTGGATGATAGGTACAGGTATGTATGTGGATATGGTTGATGAAGACGTTGCTAAGCTTCAAAAAGATATTGATGCCAATATTGCTTCACAAATTCAATCTTTTCTCTTAATATCCATTTTATTGTTACTTTTAAGTCTGGGTATCATGCTGTTTATTGTCTCAAAAACGATCACAAAACCTTTAGGTGATCTTATCCATCGATCGGATGAGCTCTCAAGTGGTGATGGCGATCTTACCCGTAAACTTGAAATTATAGGCAATGACGAGATAGCTATTGCGAGTAATAGCATTAACCGTTTTATCGAAAAAGTACGTATTTTAATCAGTGAGGCTAAAAATCTCTCTAATGAAAACTCTTCCATTTCTCATGAACTCTCATCGACTTCACTGCAAGTAGGACGAGCGGTGGAAACTTCCATGAAAATTGTCACAGAGACAACGACAAAAGCCAATAATTTACAAAATGAGCTCAGTGAAGGTATTAGTGAGGCTAACGAAGGTAAATCTGAATTGCTCAAAGCCAATACTTTTTTAACGGAAGCGAACAGTGCTATTTTAGCGCTGACTCAAGATATTCAAAGCAGTGCCGCAACAGAAGTTGAACTTGCGGGCAAAATTCAACAACTCAGCCATGATGCTGAACAAGTCAAAGAAGTGCTTGTAGTCATTGGCGACATCGCCGATCAAACCAACCTCTTAGCCCTCAATGCAGCTATTGAAGCAGCAAGAGCGGGGGAACATGGGCGAGGATTTGCTGTGGTTGCGGATGAAGTGCGAAAGCTTGCCGAGCGCACTCAAAAAAGCTTACAAGAGATCAATGCCACCATCAATGTCATTGTTCAAGCTATTATGGATAGTAGCGAGCAAATGACCGCTAATTCTAAAAAAGTAGAAACATTAGCCAATACGGCGAGTCATGTGGAGGTGAAGATCAATGAGCTTTCACGTGTCATGGAAACAACAACGACTATTTCAGATAAAACCGTTGAAAACTATGTACAAACAGGGAATGATATTACCGTAATGATCAGTGATGTAAGCCAAATCAATGACATTTCAAGTCAAAACGCGAGAAGTGTCGAAGAGATAGCCAGTGCGGCAGAACATCTCAATAAAATGACAGAAATGCTCAACCTCAAACTCTCGGAGTTTAGAACCTGA
- a CDS encoding methyl-accepting chemotaxis protein, producing MTIKSKLMLLGFCVFLALISVSVVSYISIEATKIKGEKYNDIILSKDLIADILPPPEYIIESRLVAYRMLETKDENFLNELIVKMASLKKEYMERQSYWDENLKDAGMRKYILEHTKKPVLEFFDVIEKEYIPALRAHHYEKAQELSLILSDKYEVHRQMVDKLVEMANKKALQDEEDATVILEKSGTALIATVSLSLVAILLILFLTIKAVTSKLMMINEAVVELVKGDGDLTKKLELNGRDEIVDVATLLNTFIEKIRLTIEEAKTLTIENATASEELIATAKAIETRVYGESTMLQNAVQKVEPIREAATYSSSTLNASKLEIAEASQKLKNTRMATMAIMEKIRENSQSELELSDKLLHLVEDTQQVKNVLSVISDIADQTNLLALNAAIEAARAGEHGRGFAVVADEVRKLAERTQKSLVETNATINVITQSISDLSETMQHDIEKIKSVMETSSDIELALTDVSSSIDKITEVAQTSAQQADETSFQIKAIALNLEEVEVSSSDNSKSTKEMMVAIDHLSYMTEKLSNKMDGFKVH from the coding sequence GTGACCATTAAATCGAAACTTATGCTTCTTGGATTTTGTGTTTTTTTAGCGTTAATATCAGTATCCGTTGTCTCCTATATCAGTATCGAAGCCACAAAAATCAAAGGGGAGAAATACAACGATATTATCCTCTCCAAAGATTTAATCGCAGACATTCTTCCTCCTCCTGAATACATCATTGAAAGCAGGCTTGTAGCGTATAGGATGCTTGAAACCAAAGATGAAAATTTTTTAAATGAACTGATCGTTAAAATGGCTTCTCTCAAAAAAGAGTATATGGAAAGACAAAGCTATTGGGATGAAAATCTCAAAGATGCTGGAATGCGAAAGTATATTTTGGAACATACCAAAAAACCAGTGCTTGAGTTTTTTGATGTCATCGAAAAAGAGTATATTCCAGCTCTTAGAGCACACCATTATGAAAAAGCTCAAGAACTCTCGCTTATCCTTAGCGATAAGTATGAAGTGCATCGTCAGATGGTCGATAAACTCGTAGAGATGGCAAATAAAAAAGCTTTGCAAGATGAAGAAGATGCTACGGTTATATTAGAAAAAAGTGGTACAGCATTGATCGCTACGGTCTCACTGTCACTTGTAGCTATCTTGCTTATACTTTTTCTAACGATAAAAGCCGTTACATCAAAATTGATGATGATTAATGAAGCTGTGGTGGAACTTGTAAAGGGTGATGGTGATTTGACAAAAAAACTTGAATTGAATGGACGCGACGAGATCGTTGATGTTGCCACACTGCTCAATACATTTATTGAAAAAATACGACTGACTATCGAAGAGGCAAAAACGCTTACCATTGAAAATGCAACGGCATCTGAAGAACTTATCGCCACTGCTAAGGCTATTGAAACAAGAGTCTATGGTGAATCAACCATGCTCCAAAATGCCGTTCAGAAAGTAGAACCTATCAGAGAAGCGGCTACCTATAGTTCAAGTACCCTCAACGCCAGCAAATTAGAGATCGCAGAAGCTTCTCAAAAGCTCAAAAATACAAGAATGGCAACGATGGCGATTATGGAGAAAATTAGAGAAAATTCTCAGAGCGAACTTGAATTATCTGATAAGCTTCTTCATCTTGTTGAAGATACACAGCAAGTCAAAAATGTACTCAGTGTTATCTCCGATATTGCGGATCAAACGAACTTGCTTGCGCTCAATGCGGCTATTGAAGCAGCAAGGGCTGGGGAGCATGGACGAGGGTTTGCAGTTGTGGCAGATGAGGTGCGAAAATTAGCAGAGAGAACACAAAAATCTCTGGTTGAAACCAATGCCACCATCAATGTGATCACACAGTCCATTAGTGATTTGAGTGAAACAATGCAACACGATATCGAAAAAATAAAAAGTGTTATGGAGACTTCATCTGACATAGAGCTGGCACTGACGGATGTATCAAGTTCGATTGATAAAATTACAGAAGTTGCACAAACGAGTGCGCAACAAGCCGATGAGACATCTTTTCAAATCAAGGCCATCGCTCTTAATCTTGAGGAGGTTGAAGTCTCTTCGTCTGATAATTCAAAAAGTACCAAAGAGATGATGGTCGCTATAGATCATCTAAGCTATATGACAGAAAAGCTCTCCAATAAAATGGATGGCTTTAAAGTACACTAG
- a CDS encoding RBBP9/YdeN family alpha/beta hydrolase → MKKVTIIHGYSASPYDHWFPWLQEKIHSVYDIDVEVLRMPNSAEPKVEAWLSKLRDKIGTPTNETFVIAHSLGSIAFLRYLDSLQESFTLGGMILVSPFDKPLEAFPILDSFVDVTLDYEELARNTLQKYVIFSDNDMYVPPYVTKALSAKLDCALFEVPRGGHFLGIEGFETFPELYEIVKQMITKSA, encoded by the coding sequence ATGAAAAAAGTTACTATTATTCATGGGTATTCTGCTTCGCCGTATGATCATTGGTTTCCTTGGCTGCAAGAGAAGATACACTCCGTGTATGACATTGATGTCGAAGTATTGCGTATGCCAAACTCAGCTGAGCCAAAGGTTGAGGCATGGCTTAGCAAACTTCGTGACAAAATAGGGACTCCTACAAATGAAACGTTTGTTATCGCGCATAGTTTAGGCAGTATAGCATTTTTGCGTTATCTTGATAGTCTCCAAGAGAGTTTCACCCTAGGAGGCATGATCTTGGTGTCCCCCTTTGATAAACCCCTCGAAGCGTTCCCCATCCTTGATTCTTTTGTCGATGTCACACTTGATTATGAAGAGCTTGCGCGCAATACCCTCCAAAAGTATGTCATTTTTTCCGATAACGATATGTACGTCCCCCCTTACGTTACCAAAGCTTTGAGCGCCAAACTCGATTGTGCTTTATTTGAAGTTCCTCGTGGAGGACATTTTCTCGGTATTGAAGGGTTTGAAACATTCCCAGAGCTTTACGAGATAGTCAAGCAGATGATTACCAAGTCTGCATAG
- a CDS encoding LrgB family protein, giving the protein MNVDALIAYVMNTPLSWIIITISAYKIGILIYEKSGKHALLQPIVIAYVIMLPILLLAKIPYKQYFDAVFILHFFLGPATVALALPLYKNLKLIQSYFLPIIITLFAGGIFTILSAVGILWLFDASKITMLSMTTKSVTAPITLITAHDIGANASLAIGFVVITGLLGALFGTFVFKLLKIKHDAAKGFALGLISHAVGTARAFEISENAAAFSALAMGLVGVFIAVVLPIVIGFL; this is encoded by the coding sequence ATGAATGTTGACGCACTGATCGCTTATGTGATGAACACCCCTCTAAGCTGGATTATCATCACGATAAGTGCCTATAAAATCGGGATTCTCATTTATGAAAAAAGTGGCAAACACGCTTTATTGCAGCCTATCGTCATCGCGTATGTCATTATGCTTCCCATCCTCTTACTGGCGAAAATCCCCTATAAACAGTATTTTGATGCGGTCTTTATATTGCACTTTTTTCTAGGACCTGCCACGGTTGCGTTAGCCCTTCCGTTGTATAAAAACCTTAAACTGATTCAGTCCTATTTTCTGCCCATCATCATCACGCTTTTCGCAGGTGGCATCTTTACCATCCTCAGTGCTGTTGGCATTTTGTGGCTTTTTGATGCTTCGAAAATTACAATGCTTTCGATGACCACCAAATCGGTCACGGCACCCATTACGCTCATCACCGCGCATGACATCGGAGCCAATGCCTCATTAGCCATTGGATTTGTCGTCATCACAGGACTTTTGGGAGCACTCTTTGGCACTTTTGTTTTTAAACTTCTAAAGATCAAACATGACGCAGCAAAGGGGTTTGCCCTAGGTCTTATCTCTCATGCAGTCGGAACAGCAAGAGCCTTTGAGATCAGTGAAAATGCAGCGGCGTTTTCTGCCTTGGCAATGGGTTTAGTGGGAGTATTTATCGCTGTGGTGTTGCCAATAGTGATTGGGTTTTTATAA
- a CDS encoding CidA/LrgA family protein, with the protein MLHGILTLLLFQFVGECISKLFELKIPGAIIGMVLLLLFLIIRKGSFHALDNAVFWLLRYLPLFIIPAAAGIITQFETISNELVAILASLIVGTFLALAFSVKLMDILISRKENK; encoded by the coding sequence ATGTTACACGGTATCTTAACCCTTTTACTCTTCCAGTTTGTCGGAGAGTGTATCAGTAAACTGTTTGAACTCAAAATCCCTGGAGCCATCATCGGTATGGTGTTGCTCTTGCTCTTTTTAATCATCCGTAAAGGGAGTTTTCACGCACTTGATAACGCAGTATTTTGGTTGTTACGCTATTTGCCACTCTTCATCATCCCAGCGGCAGCAGGCATCATCACGCAGTTTGAGACCATTTCAAATGAGCTGGTTGCCATTCTCGCTTCTTTGATTGTAGGGACATTTTTAGCCCTTGCGTTTAGTGTAAAACTAATGGATATTTTGATCTCACGCAAGGAGAACAAATGA